TACCAATAATTTAGGCATACTCGGATTGAGAAACAAGGTCTTCACTATTTTGCTTAAATTTAGTGTTAGAATCATGAGGGATACTCACAAGTATAATGATATAAGGACCAAACTTTCAAAGATGCTTTTCAACACAATGCTCGTGGGATAGTATGAaactattttcttttcttatgaTTTTAACACCTTAAATCGCGCTTGCGTCACCCATATCTTTCATATTAAAATGGTGAAAGAGATTTTTCCATTTACAATTCTATCACATGTACAAAATTATAACATACAaagatattataatatattcaCCATCCAATGTTTAGCAaacatttatcaacatcaaaggATGAGAATTATTCACTAATCAAAATTTGATTAAATGTCTCATGCCATTTTACAGGAACTTACTTTACACCATATGAGGATTCGAGGAGtttgcaattttaattttatagacCCTTAACATCAACACCTTTAGGTTGAGTCATAAATTTCTTGCTCTAAGCTTTCATTAAAAATGCATTTTttacatccatttgatgaatcaCTAACTTAGAGACATAAACTAAAACAATTAAACGCAAATGAAAGAAATTTTTACAACCGAAGCAAAATTATCAAAATATCAATATATTCTTTTTGTGAAAATCTTTTGCAACTAAATAGTTATTCCTTTGAGGTAAATCAACTAAAATTGACGAATTATTTTAGAGATCAAATTAAATCTATTCATACTTTATTTTAAAACGTGATTCGTAAGAAGAACTATCATCAGAAAGGATAGAGGGTCATATTATACAACATTTTCAAAGAGGTTTGATTCATTTGCCTCTTACTTTTTCTCAAATCCTCATTTTCATATCATTATTATTGTCATAATCAACTTAAGATTCATGACAGTAGTCATTAGACTTATTGGCAATGAGAACTATGATCAGTCCATAACagaaaggcttaattgcaactttggtccctgacatttacaaaagccacgattttggaccctcacctaatttaattacaaaaatcgtccctcacctaacacttCGTGAACAACGTTGGTCCAACCgtcaattttttaacggaagaagctTACGTGGCGTCTGAAAGCTTATGTGGAAGTGCCACTGGCGTCAGAATCAATTTTTCCTCTCCTCTCGgctgttttttttatctcatagtGAAGCTTTGCTGTTGGGAGGCCTAGTTGTTGGAACGCTGAGATTGAGGTTGTGTGCTATTCCtctgagtttttttgttttttcctctgagatgtagaggcatgtgcctccctctctccagtggcacttccacctaagttttcaaacaccgcataagcttcttccgttaaaaaattgacGGTCGGACCAACTTTGTTCACagagtgttaggtgagggacgatttttgtaattaaattaggtgagggaccaaaatcgtggcttttataaatgtcagggaccaaagttgcaattaagcctaacaGAAATATGCTCAAAGCTCATCAACTCTATAATTTCGGTGATAGAATTGCAATCAGACATGtcatttttctaaaaaaactatatgtaGCTAGCATCATGATCAACATAATGAATGTGCAATAAAAAATTTCAgatcttattattattatttttatttctttagaaTTAGAAATCATTACCATGGCATGACACCCcacattttaaaatatttcaattgGGCTTCATAAGGTgttgttccgtgctagaacatagagaggaaatgtagtacccaaagtgtgaggaaagtgatgtgaatgcttagagagagaaactctaaccgcttagagagagaaaatagaactgaatttcaatgctattatttctcaaatgagctaagagtcacttacaattggtattcccatcctatttatagaggtggagttgggctttggcgcccttAGTCCgtccaaatgggccagttgggcctcgggaagggaggcccaaggacATGATGCGTCCCACACCCAAAGTTGAGTCtcttgggcgagggaccctggggtctcgcccagtccacaagacaccgagctcgaagcatgagagctaagtgtgtatTTAAGTAAGAAATAAGGAGAGATCCCTAAGGATACTgactaaaacttaaaaacttaaaatctagaagtgaaaaacaatggccaacatgACCTGATAAATAGAGCCTTTTGCAATCAACACTTTTGGACCTCCATCCGCGTCCTCTTCTTCCGAGCGACCCAAGTCCACAAGCCGGCTTGTGGCGACGACCTTTAGTCCGCCCGCCTCAGCATAGTTGCGCACGTGCCCTGAATCGTGATATTTTGTCGCACGTTGTGTCTATCCCACGCGTCGTGCCTTGAAGTGACGCCAAGGTCAGTGAATCCacagaatctcaaccgctaccTTTGACATGTCCTTTCCAGCCACGtcacaactttgacaatttgaatttcaatcAACCGGCAACAACCGTTGCAGCTTTCACTCAATGCGGCACccttgtttttcgaaaatctaTCCCACGTATCCTAAGGcaatcattccacctttgtcATGATGGGGCACGATTTCCTAACCGTTTCTTATCCTAACTTTTAAATTCAACTTCTTTCTCTCACTTGCCCCCTTTGAAACCCTCCACAGCCTTGCAAAGTTACCCAAGCTATTACCCCAGCATCTTCTCCTCTTCTGTCTCAGTTCCTTTATGCAAAAGAAGACTCCTCAACGCCGCACCAAAGGACCCTCTCGACTCCAGAGCCCCGCTCAAACATCCCGCGCCCCAGCCATTCCTCCTCCGGCCGGGGGACTTCCCCtcaatgaaaatgagaaaaatgccTTATGGCACCAAGTCCTTTCCACTCTCCCTCCGTCTGCCACCCGGGAACCCATTCTGAAAACTATCTGCCAACCCTCTGAGTTGTCCACCAACAAATCCATCGCTGAGTTGGCCCGCCGGGTCGGAGGGTTATGCCACGAAAAGTCCCTCGAAGATGTCCTTATCACCAGGCGGGGCTTGAGCATCAGTCGCCCTTGGAAGTGCCGCACACTCGAACAAGGCGCGGAAGAGCCtcacttcttttatgtttatgaaTACTTCTTTCTTGATctggggatcaaactacccttctcccctttTCTTTGCCAGGTTTTGAGGGAGATCAATGTAGCCCCAAGCCAACTTCATTTGAACGTCTGGGCTTTCATTCGATGCTACGAGATTCTGTGTTACGCCGTCAACCTCGAAGCTAAAACCTCCCATTTCTTCTACTTCTACGACGTGGAGCCAAGATCCTTGAAAGCCGAGACTCCCGGGTGGGTCTCCCTGAAGTTCCGAACGGGTCGGCAGCGTATCCAACCTTATAAGAGCAATATCAAGATGGGGCCCGGGCGCCGATATTTTCGCATAATCGTGCACCCCTCCTACCCTGAAGCTTTCACACGCCGGGATGAGACTGCTTCGTTCCCTATTTATTGGACCGAGGATCCCCGCGACTTTCCTCCGCCACCCGACGCATCACTGAATAATGAAGATAAAGCTATCCTTGGCTTCCTCGCCGGGTTCCCCATCCTTGAATGCTCCCAGTTGCTCGAAGCCGCTCGTGAAAACACACTCCACACCCTCCTAGAAGGAATTGACTTTACTGTGGCCGCGCTATAGCGCGCCTTAACTGCTAATTCGCTCGAGTTTCCTCATCTTTTCAAGACCCAGGTGAGCAAGAGGAAACGCGTCGTCGCCGATTCTGACGCCGAGGCTGCCGTTCTTCCGTCGAAGAAGGTCAAAAGAGCTTCTTCAATTGACCCTGCTCCAGGTGCCGCTGGGTCTGATGAGGCTACACCGGGTGTCGCCCCATTGCCCACAACTGACGATCTGGTTCCTAGATCCCATGATGACGTAGCTCCGCCTTCCCCCCGAAGAGGTCCCAGAAATCCAAAAAAGTTAACCCCTATCCAGAGGGAAAATTTGGGGTCGAGACTACCTCGCCtcagaagttgaaaaagaagaaaaagaagagtaaGAAACCTCCAGCTGGCGAAGCATCTGCCCCACACCTGGCGGGCGAAGAGACTTCGAAGCCCTTGGGCGGTGCTGAGTCTTCACCTTGTCCAGAGGGAGTTTCCGCTGGTCAACAACCTCCTGAAGATTCTCCCCAAAAAATTCATTCCTCTGGTCAAGTCGAGGCAGACCCAGCTGGAGTATCTTTCGCCCGACCGGTGAGCCCTCAGGACGAAGGTGCAAACCCCCCAAGCGTCGCCAGTCTTTTGCCCCCCCAATCTTGAAATCAACCATGCTACTACTGGCGATCAAACGGGATCTTCACCTAGCCAACAACCTTCCACCATCGACTTCATGTTGTCCAACGCCTTTCTCGGCAATATGAGAGCAGCTGAGATTCCTGACCTTGACATCGCAGCGCAGGAAGCCCTCAACCACCTCTTGCGGGCGGGGTGTCTCTTCGCCCAACTATGCCAAGACTCAGCTTCTTCCGCAGAAGTAGAGAAACTTCAACAAGAGGCTGAACGTTACCGCGCGGCCACGCAGGATGCTCATAATGAATGAGACAAGTTGCTGACCCAGGTGGTAGCTCAAACGAGGAAACTGACCAACGTAGGCATTGATATGACTACCACGAGGAGGACTTGGCTGCTTGCAAGGATAGGACGTATGATTTGGAGTTGGATTTGTATGAACTTCAGCAAGAGGTGAAGGCAAAAACAGAGACAATCAACGCCGGCAGGGCCACTTGCATCGTCCAAGGCAAGGAGATCGTGTTCCTTCTCAGCGAATTGGGTGCGACGAACGAGGCCCTGGCTGATGTGAGGTCACAACTTGAGGTAGAAAACCAGGCCCTCGCGGATATGGACTCCAAAATCAAAACCTCTCAAGCCCGGTTGGTGGCTGACGTTGCTGATGAGGTTGTGGAAGAACGTGGCCgcgacttctttctcgccaaggCTCAGGTTCAACATCTCTACCCAGGAATTAACCTTGATGGAATGGGAGCTTTCAAGAAGATTACCTCGTATGGGCTCGTTGGCCTTGACGATCCTCCAGGTTTCAATGCCGAGCGTTTCGCCGCTGCTGAAATTGAGAGGGAAAAATTGTCAATGTAAAAATAGCTATGTTGCTTTTTTTTTACTCTCTTTATCATCCTTTGTAATCGATTAATGTTCTTATATTTTTCCTTAGTTTGAATTCGTCTCGCGTTTGCCCGTCGCCATTTAGAAAACTTTTTAGGAATTTTCGCCTGGCGTTCGCCTGTCACCATTTAGGCAATTTTTAGGAATTTTCGCCTTGCGTTCGCCTGTCGCCATTTAGGCAATTTTTTAGGAATTTTATCCTTAcgttcgtgtagcgattttgaaggtGTGCCGAAGAAACTacgacttttgctcattttgagGCTTGTGCTCCTTAGGATCAGCCTTTTGCTCATTTTGTAGCGTAGCCACAGTAAAGTCAATTCCTTCTAGGAGGGTGTGGAGTGTGTTTTCACGAGCGGCTTCGAGCAGCTGGGAGCATTCAAGGATGGGGAACCCGGCGAGGAAGCCGAGGATGGCTTTATCTTCACTATTCAGTGATGCGTCGGGTGGCGGAGGAACGTCGCGTGGATCCTCGGTCCAATAAAAAGGGAACGAAGCAGTCCCATCCCGGCGTGTGAAAGCTTTAGGGTAGGAGGGGTGCACGATTATGCGAAAATATCGGCGCCTGGGCCCCATCTTGATATTGCTCTTATAAGGTTGGAGACGCTACCGACCCGTTCGGGACTTCAGGGAGACCCACCCGGGAGTCTCGACTTTCAAGGATCTTGGCTCCACGCCGTAGAAGTAGAAGAAATGGGAGGTTTTAGCTTCGAGGTTGACGGCGTCACACATAATCTCGTAGCATCGAATGAAAGCCCAGGCATTCAAATGAAGTTGGCTTGGGGCTACATTGATCTCCCTCAAAACCTGTCGTTGAACTTACTATGTCGGGATGCTCGAACCCAAAAGGAGTCTCGTATTGTTGCACCGACGTCACCGCCCTAGCGTGTCTTCTCCTTGCTGAGGCTGTTACACCACCCCCGCCGAAACCACCTGCAATTGTATTTATCGTGCCAACCGGTGGCTCAAGATCCTTATCAAAGGTTTCCTCTACTCCTTTCTTCCGTGCGGCCAGCGTCTCCTTTTTGTCAGTATTCGACGTGTGGCGACGATCTTCCCGCCGACGATCGTCTTGCTGGCGAGACCCCCTGTACCTGTTCCCCTGCTGTCGCTCTCCGTTCCAGCAATCGCCGCGTTCATTCAGCTGCGACCGCCCCACTCGGATGAGTCTCTCGATCTCATTCTTCAGAGTAAAGCAATCCCCCGTGTCATGTCCTGCTGAGCGgtgatattcacaccacttggtcTTGTCTGTCGTTGTCCGCGGTGGATCAGCCCCTCTTTCGCCCTCTTCAATTGGGTGCGTCGCCTTAACTTCACGCAACAGCTTTGTTAGGTGGGCGTTCAAGCTTTTCCCTGCCTCGTCTCGGCGACGGGGGTCAGCCTGATGCTAGGACCGGCGCCGctcaaaattttcctttttaggATACAAAGATTCCCTCGGTGCCCTTTCCCCTGTTCGAACCTTCCTGTCCCGTCTTCTGCTTCCCTCTACTTTCTCCTTGCTCGGCTTATCTTCTGGTGACACATCCCTCTGGTCGCCATCCTTCTCTACCTTTGCGCGTCTCCGCTTAAAAGCGTCATCCTCTTCGTCAAGTATGTACGTGTTCGCCCAGGCTCGCACCTCCGCCATTGACTTGGCTGGCTTTCGGCTCAATTTACTATTTAGCTTCCCTGGCTGCAATCCGTTTTTAAAGGCGCGGGCATAGGCATTTGGCTCGGATTCCTCTATCTTTACTGATGCAGGGCTGAACCGCTTCACGTACTGTTTCAAAGTCTCGCCCTCAGATTGACGCACGTTGTACAAATCTTCAATCGTCACCTGCTTAGTTTTGCTCGCCGAGAACTGGACAAGGAATTTGGATGAGAAGTCATGAAAGTTCGTGATGGATCCTCGTGGTAGAGTCGTTAACCACGCCATTGCTGTGCCTTTGAACGTGACTGGAAACATCCTACACTTGACCGCATCAGAAGCGGCGCTGATCACCATCTTTGTGTTGAAATACAGCAGGTGCTCCTTGGGATCAACTTTTCCACTGTAGGTCTCCAGCACTATATTCTTCATATTGTCTGGAATGACAACTTCCCTTATCGCCGCTGAAAACGGTTCGAACTCAGCCACAACCTCTgcttggactgggcgagaccccagggttcctcgcccaggagactcaACTTTGGGCGTGGGACGCgtcatgaccttgggcctctcTTCCCGAGGCtcaactggcccatttggacAGACTAAGGGCgtcaaagcccaactccacctctataaataagaggggaataccaattgtaagggactcttagctcatttgagaaataatagcattgaaattcagttatattttctctctctaagcggttagagtttctctctctaagcattcacatcactttcctcacactttgggtactgcttttcctctctatgttctagcacggcaCATTTGGCGctgtctgtggggatcgaacccacgACCATGTGGTATTCCCGAGTTGGCCCGCCGGGTCAGAGGGTTATGCCACGAAAAGTCCCTCGAAGATGTCCTTATCACCAGCCGGGGCTTGAGCATCCATCGCCCTTGGAAGTGTCGCATACTCGAACAAGGCGCGGAAGAGCCTCACTTcgtgggttcgatccccacagacagcgccaaatgttccgtgctagaacttAGAGAGGAAAGGTAGTACCCGAAGTGTGAgaaaagtgatgtgaatgcttagagagagaaactctaaccgcttagagagagaaaatataactgaatttcaatgctattatttctcaaatgagctaagagtcccttacaattggtattcccctcctatttatagaggtggagttgggctttggtgCCCTTTGTATGTCCAAATGggtcagttgggcctcgggaagggaggcccaaggtcatgatGCGTCCCTCGCCCAAAGTTGAGTCTCCTGGgtgagggaccctggggtctcgcccagtctaGGTGTCTTTTCAGTTTTATTTTAGGAATCCTAATTTAAGCAGACATGTAGTGCAATAACTTCTCCCCATAAATTATCAAGTCCAAAACACTAACCAACATTGCATTCAACATATTTTccaatgttttatttttctatccAAGAACTTCATTAGACTCGGGAGAGTAAGAAGGATTTACTTCATAGGTTGTGCCTACGTTTTACAAAATCACTAGATGTTATATACTCACCTCATGTATCAACTCTAActcttttaatttttacttaattGATATTCTGCTTCGGGCTTATAGGGAGAAATAAATTAAAGGcttcattcttatctaaaaaGATAAACTTTGGGATATATCTTTCCCATCAATATATccaaattaaattaagaaaatcatATTAGCACATAATTCAGATACATGGCAAGAATAATATATATACTGAGCCTTACTATTATGATGCAAACATATCAATCTTTAAAACCAGATATGATACATCATTTGTCTATAATATTTTATACCTTTGAACCGATTTAAATTGCattaaataaaaggaaaaaagggTTGAAAGACTCTTATACATTAACTCATGTAGCCTCTTGCCTTTATGATTAACGAGTCGGCGTTTTAGAGTGTTAGTATTTTTATTTCCGACCACTAGTCCAGAATTACATTAACATATTTATAGTATTGAATTGAAAATAACTAACTAATCCTAGGGACTAGATTACATGAAAAGATAACTGTCTAAATCTAAGTCGTTCCTTTGCCATGCCTTGAAGTCCTTGTTTTTGAAGCCTTGGCTTGTTCTCCACGCACCCATTATCTAATTGTGCCTAATTCTTCTGAGATGTTGTAAAGGACCTCTCAATTCTTCAGATTGTGGATTCTGGATCCTTCTTACTACAAATTTGGGTTTTGGATTCTTCCAAACTTGGTTGCGAGTTCGAGCTTCAAATTGCCTCACGTGCTTCGGGGGCCTCTTGAGGGCCTTTACCTCTCGAATTTGAAGCGGAGGAGACTATGTTCCAATGCTTtcttgaacaattttttttcatctcGGGACATGATGGGATAACCATCTAAGTGTTGGAGTCTCCTCGAGGGTCTCTTTGTCTTTGAAAACATTTCCAAGCTAGAGTATATTATATCTGATCATGGCCTTTAGTCGTGCTTATGCTCGAAACTTTCCTTGAGAGGCCTTAATTATTCTTGAAGATCTAGCCTCTACCCTTTTAATGCAGGGTATCCTCTAATTCAAAATTTCAGAATCAAACAAATATCCAAAGTGAAGTGTTGGGCCATGTTGGAAATATTAGGAAAAAAACTGCGTCGTGGACAAATCATTgccttgaaagcaaaaattccaGCAGACTTCCGGTGCAATTCACTGTCGGGTTTGCTCCCCAAGTTAACACAGCTGCACGCAAGGTACTGTGCACTTAGAACCTAGACGTGCTGAAGTCCTACAACAATGATCAGAATTTACCAAGA
This portion of the Lotus japonicus ecotype B-129 chromosome 3, LjGifu_v1.2 genome encodes:
- the LOC130743865 gene encoding uncharacterized protein LOC130743865, with the protein product MTRPTPKVESPGRGTLGSRPVQAEVVAEFEPFSAAIREVVIPDNMKNIVLETYSGKVDPKEHLLYFNTKMVISAASDAVKCRMFPVTFKGTAMAWLTTLPRGSITNFHDFSSKFLVQFSASKTKQVTIEDLYNVRQSEGETLKQYVKRFSPASVKIEESEPNAYARAFKNGLQPGKLNSKLSRKPAKSMAEVRAWANTYILDEEDDAFKRRRAKVEKDGDQRDVSPEDKPSKEKVEGSRRRDRKVRTGERAPRESLYPKKENFERRRS